One Mesorhizobium shangrilense genomic window carries:
- a CDS encoding 3-hydroxyacyl-CoA dehydrogenase NAD-binding domain-containing protein, with translation MSDFVKVSRDGDVAIVTIDNPPVNALSFHVREPLLQALVSLRDDPSVAAIVIACAGRTFVAGADITEFGKPVQQPDLRALIATLETIAKPTVAAIHGTALGGGLELALGCHFRVADAGAKLGLPEVKLGLLPGGGGTVRLPRLVGAVKALRMIVSGSPIGATEAHAAGLVDAVFEGDLTAHAVNFAREIARKGGPYTPVRDRDDGLEETDLAAFDAEAGALAKKARGLEAPIACAQAVRNAVTMPFDEALAAERALFVRLVASDQSRAQRHLFFAEREAAKTSAKDIVKRRITRVGIIGAGTMGGGIAMAFANGGYPITLLETSQEALQRGLGTIEKNYAVSVTRGSLTEDAKRQRLAQFKGSTDYADLADCDLIVEAVFEDMAVKKEVFGKLDAVAKPGAILATNTSYLDINEIAASISRPQDVLGLHFFSPANVMKLLEIVRADKTAPDALATVVDMARRIGKVAVVVGVCHGFVGNRMLAARGSESEALLLEGATPSQIDQAFTDFGWPMGPFQMGDLAGLDIGWRNRKARGLTAVIADTLCEQGRFGQKTGRGFYLYEADARTPIADPEVEALIRTKAAEKGIAPRAISAEEIIERTLYPMINEGAKILEEGIVARSSDIDVVWVNGYGFPVGKGGPMFWAGLEGAAKIIERLEYWHDRTAKDVFKPAPLLKAMAETGSWEAGASI, from the coding sequence TTGTCCGATTTCGTGAAGGTCAGCCGGGACGGCGATGTCGCCATCGTCACCATCGACAATCCGCCGGTCAACGCGCTGAGTTTTCATGTCCGCGAGCCGCTGCTGCAGGCGCTGGTCTCCCTGCGGGATGATCCATCGGTCGCGGCCATCGTCATCGCCTGTGCCGGCCGGACCTTTGTCGCCGGCGCCGACATCACGGAATTCGGCAAGCCTGTGCAACAGCCCGATCTGCGCGCGCTGATCGCAACGCTCGAGACCATCGCCAAGCCGACGGTCGCGGCCATCCATGGAACCGCGCTCGGTGGCGGCCTGGAGCTAGCGCTCGGATGCCATTTCCGCGTCGCTGATGCCGGCGCCAAGCTCGGCTTGCCCGAGGTGAAACTCGGCCTGTTGCCGGGCGGCGGCGGCACGGTGCGGCTGCCGCGTCTTGTCGGGGCGGTGAAGGCGCTCAGGATGATCGTCTCCGGTTCGCCGATCGGTGCCACCGAAGCGCATGCCGCCGGCCTGGTCGATGCCGTCTTTGAAGGCGACCTGACCGCGCATGCAGTAAACTTCGCCAGGGAAATAGCCCGCAAGGGTGGTCCCTACACGCCCGTGCGCGATCGCGATGATGGGCTCGAGGAAACCGACCTGGCGGCCTTCGACGCCGAGGCTGGGGCCCTCGCCAAGAAGGCGCGTGGCCTCGAGGCGCCGATCGCCTGTGCGCAAGCGGTGCGCAATGCCGTCACGATGCCTTTCGACGAAGCACTGGCGGCGGAGCGCGCGCTGTTCGTAAGACTCGTCGCCAGTGACCAGTCACGGGCGCAGCGCCATCTGTTCTTCGCCGAACGTGAGGCGGCCAAGACCTCGGCCAAGGACATCGTCAAGCGCAGGATCACCCGCGTCGGGATCATCGGCGCCGGCACGATGGGCGGTGGCATCGCCATGGCTTTCGCCAATGGCGGCTACCCCATCACCTTGCTGGAAACCAGCCAGGAGGCGCTGCAGCGCGGGCTCGGCACGATCGAGAAGAACTACGCCGTTTCCGTCACGCGCGGCTCCTTGACCGAAGACGCCAAGCGGCAGCGGCTCGCCCAGTTCAAAGGCTCCACCGACTATGCCGACCTCGCCGACTGCGACCTGATCGTCGAGGCTGTGTTCGAGGACATGGCGGTCAAGAAGGAGGTGTTCGGCAAGCTCGATGCCGTGGCCAAACCCGGTGCCATCCTTGCCACCAACACCTCCTATCTCGACATCAACGAAATCGCCGCCTCGATCTCGCGGCCGCAGGACGTGCTCGGCCTGCATTTCTTCTCGCCGGCCAATGTCATGAAGCTGCTGGAGATCGTGCGCGCCGACAAGACCGCGCCCGATGCGCTGGCCACCGTCGTCGATATGGCGCGGCGGATCGGCAAGGTGGCTGTCGTCGTCGGCGTCTGCCATGGCTTCGTCGGCAACCGCATGCTGGCCGCGCGTGGCTCGGAATCCGAAGCGCTGTTGCTGGAGGGCGCGACGCCCAGCCAGATCGATCAGGCGTTCACCGATTTCGGCTGGCCGATGGGTCCGTTCCAGATGGGCGATCTCGCCGGCCTCGACATTGGCTGGCGCAATCGCAAGGCGCGCGGCCTGACGGCTGTCATCGCCGACACGCTGTGCGAACAGGGCCGTTTTGGCCAGAAGACCGGCCGTGGCTTCTATCTCTACGAAGCCGACGCGCGCACGCCGATTGCCGATCCCGAGGTCGAGGCGCTGATCCGCACCAAAGCGGCCGAGAAGGGCATCGCGCCGCGTGCGATCAGCGCCGAGGAGATCATCGAGCGCACGCTCTATCCGATGATCAACGAGGGCGCGAAAATCCTGGAGGAAGGGATAGTGGCCCGCTCGTCCGACATCGATGTCGTCTGGGTCAACGGCTACGGCTTTCCCGTGGGCAAGGGCGGACCGATGTTCTGGGCCGGCCTGGAAGGTGCGGCCAAGATCATCGAGCGGCTCGAGTACTGGCATGACCGAACGGCCAAGGATGTCTTCAAGCCGGCTCCGCTGCTCAAGGCAATGGCCGAGACCGGTTCGTGGGAAGCCGGCGCCTCCATCTGA
- a CDS encoding helix-turn-helix transcriptional regulator, giving the protein MSRSDEYNQLATLVAATRETSGDLFGKAMVDWLRQHVSFDHCVIFGYRGAARPPLLFETFSPAESHVFVALYQEGPYLLDPFHHAAVERKEGFWRMRELAPDRFYASEYFRSYYSQTRLAEEVGFFVPLPDKDALVISLMRLRASGTFGTADARLLRDMAPAVISLARLRWPGLPTDEPTGTKQDEAIAPVNEFDRAHIWQSLSLTPREKHVVDLVLQGHSTESIARAMRIVPGTVKVHRRNIYRKLKIKSQAGLFARFVEIIDARIR; this is encoded by the coding sequence GTGTCCCGCAGCGACGAATACAACCAGCTCGCCACGCTTGTCGCCGCGACCCGGGAGACGAGCGGCGATCTCTTCGGCAAGGCGATGGTCGATTGGCTGAGGCAGCATGTCAGCTTCGACCATTGCGTGATCTTCGGCTATCGCGGTGCGGCACGCCCGCCGCTGCTGTTCGAGACCTTCTCGCCAGCCGAAAGCCACGTCTTCGTGGCGCTCTACCAGGAAGGGCCGTATCTTCTGGACCCGTTCCACCATGCGGCGGTCGAACGAAAGGAAGGTTTCTGGCGCATGCGCGAACTGGCGCCGGACCGCTTCTATGCCAGCGAATATTTTCGCTCCTACTACAGCCAGACAAGGCTGGCCGAGGAGGTCGGCTTCTTCGTGCCGCTGCCGGACAAAGACGCGCTGGTTATCTCCCTGATGCGGTTGCGCGCGTCAGGCACCTTCGGAACCGCCGATGCCAGGCTGTTGCGCGACATGGCGCCTGCGGTGATCAGCCTGGCTAGGCTGCGCTGGCCGGGCCTTCCGACAGATGAGCCTACCGGAACCAAGCAGGACGAAGCGATTGCCCCGGTCAACGAGTTCGACCGCGCGCATATCTGGCAGAGCCTGTCGCTGACACCGCGCGAAAAACATGTCGTCGACCTAGTGCTGCAGGGCCATTCCACGGAATCGATCGCCAGGGCCATGCGCATCGTGCCGGGAACCGTGAAGGTCCACCGGCGCAACATCTACCGCAAGCTCAAGATCAAGTCGCAGGCCGGCCTCTTCGCCCGCTTCGTCGAGATCATCGACGCGCGGATAAGGTAG
- a CDS encoding ABC transporter ATP-binding protein — MTAVPDIEFRGVTKRYGAVTAVSGIDLAVPPSAFVALLGPSGCGKTTCLRMIGGFEQPSEGQVLIRGQDMAGTPPYRRPVNMVFQQYALFPHLDVEDNVAYGLRQARPRLSSREIGTRAGEALEMVRLAGYGRRKIHELSGGQQQRVALARALVNKPAVLLLDEPLAALDKKLRTDMQIELQNLQREIGITFVLVTHDQEEALSMSDFVCVMNGGRIVQLGQPSEIYDEPADLFVADFVGKTNLLSGTVAGHSGDLVEVALADGTVIAARKRTTLRQGEAVSVSLRPETLSLGAPTGGPFKGVVRNRIFLGSTAEYAIEVQGLGTLLAKADHVIGHGNLFKPGEPVAIGFANGTPLAFPETKNNGTNQRVNKHVEIIS, encoded by the coding sequence TTGACCGCAGTGCCCGACATCGAGTTTCGCGGCGTCACCAAGCGCTATGGCGCGGTGACCGCGGTCAGCGGCATCGACCTTGCCGTGCCGCCCTCTGCCTTTGTCGCGCTGCTCGGGCCGTCCGGCTGCGGCAAGACCACATGCCTGCGCATGATCGGCGGCTTCGAGCAGCCGAGCGAAGGCCAGGTGTTGATCCGTGGACAGGACATGGCGGGCACGCCGCCGTACCGGCGGCCGGTCAACATGGTGTTCCAGCAATATGCGCTGTTTCCGCATCTGGATGTCGAGGACAACGTTGCCTATGGCCTGCGCCAGGCAAGGCCGAGGCTGTCGTCACGCGAGATCGGCACGCGGGCGGGCGAGGCGCTGGAAATGGTGCGGCTCGCCGGCTATGGCCGCCGCAAGATCCATGAACTGTCGGGCGGACAGCAGCAGCGTGTCGCGCTGGCGCGCGCCTTGGTCAACAAGCCGGCCGTGTTGCTGCTCGACGAGCCGCTTGCCGCGCTCGACAAGAAGCTGCGCACAGACATGCAGATCGAACTGCAGAATCTGCAGCGCGAGATCGGCATCACCTTTGTCCTCGTTACCCACGACCAGGAGGAAGCGCTGTCGATGAGCGATTTCGTCTGCGTCATGAATGGCGGGCGCATCGTCCAGCTCGGGCAACCCAGCGAGATCTATGACGAGCCGGCCGACCTGTTCGTCGCCGACTTCGTCGGCAAGACCAATTTGTTGAGCGGCACCGTCGCCGGGCATTCCGGCGACCTCGTTGAAGTGGCGCTGGCCGACGGCACCGTCATCGCGGCGCGCAAGCGGACAACCCTGCGCCAAGGCGAGGCCGTGTCGGTCAGCCTGCGTCCCGAAACACTCAGTCTCGGCGCGCCGACAGGCGGCCCGTTCAAGGGCGTCGTCCGCAACCGGATATTCCTGGGCTCGACGGCGGAATACGCCATCGAGGTCCAGGGTCTGGGGACGCTGCTCGCCAAGGCCGACCATGTGATCGGCCACGGAAATCTCTTCAAGCCGGGTGAACCCGTCGCCATCGGCTTTGCCAACGGGACGCCGCTGGCGTTTCCGGAGACCAAGAACAACGGGACCAACCAGAGGGTAAACAAACATGTCGAAATCATATCGTGA